One Pseudomonas sp. B21_DOA genomic window, CCCTGGATCACCGGCCAGTTGAAAATCTGCGGAAAGTTGGTGTCATTGCCACCGACGTAACTGCTGTGGTCGGCATTGCCAAAGCGCACCCCGGCGGTCGAGCCGTTGACCGGCATGATCCGTTCCACCTGGGGCAGGGTGGACAGTTCGGCGACGTCGTCGAGGGTGATGATGCCCTCCGGTGTACGCGGGTTCGGCGCCGAACCGCTGAGGTAAATGATGTTGGAGCCGAACGCACCCATTTGCGCCATGACCTGCCGCTTGCTGCCTTCGCCAACGGCCAGCATCACCACCACCGAGGCCACGCCAATGACGATGCCCAGCAGCGTCAGCGCCGTGCGAAAGCGGTTGATCCACATCACCCGCCACGCCGCTTGTACAGCGTCGAGCAGTTCACCTTTCCAGGCGCCGGTCTGGCTGCTGCCGTTGCTCAGGCGCTGGCGCAGGTCGACCGCTTGCAACGCGCCGGGATTGGCCACAGGCGGCGCGCAGGCGTGCTCGGCGCTGTCACTGATGATCAGGCCGTCACGGATTTCGATGATGCGTTTGGCCCGTTGCGCCACTTCGCGGTCGTGGGTGATGAGGATCACCACATGGCCTTGATCGGCGAGTTCGTCGAGCAGGGTCATGACCTCGGCGCCGCTGTGGCTGTCGAGGGCGCCAGTCGGCTCGTCGGCGAGGATGATATGGCCGCCGTTCATCAGCGCACGGGCGATCGACACTCGCTGTTGCTGGCCGCCGGAAAGCTGATGCGGGCGATTGCCGGTGCGAGTGCCGAGGCCAAGACGTTCCAGCAGCGCGTGAGCTCGGGCATGCCGCTCGGCGGCCGGGGTGCCGGCATAGATCGCTGGCATCTCGACGTTTTCCTGGGCCGAGCCGGACGGGATCAGGTGATAGCCCTGGAAGACAAACCCGAAGGCTTCGCGGCGCAGCCAGGCCAGTTCATCACTGTCCAGATGAGCGACGTTTTCCCCGGCGAAGCGGTATTCGCCGCTGGTCGGTCGGTCGAGGCAGCCGAGGATGTTCATCAGCGTCGATTTGCCCGAACCGGAGGCGCCTACAATCGCAACGAACTCGCCGGCGTGGATCGACAGATCGATCCCGCGCAGCACTTCCACCAGCGGGCTGTCATCACCGCCATAGGCTTTGCGGATCTGCCGCAGGTCGATCAGGGGCGTGTGCATTCAGCCTCCATGACCAGTGGCCGGCGCGCTGAGAACATGCTCGCCCTCGGCCAGACCTTCCAGCACCTGGGTGCGCAGGCGATCGCTGATGCCGGTGCGCACTTCCCGCGCCTGAATATCACCGTTGGCAGCGACGATCTGCGCTCGCTGCCACTGCGGACGCGAGCCCGGTTGCAGGGCAGCAGTCGGCACGGTCAGGGTGTCTTGCGCCTGTTCGGCGACGAAGAACACCTGGGCGGTCATGTCGGTCATCAGGCTGTGATCGGCGTTGTTGACGTCGAGCAGCACGGTGTACAGCACCACCTCGTTCGCTGCCGCTGCGGCCGCTGGTAGGACTGCCGCCCTGATTCTGTTCAAGCGGACGTGGTGGCACCGGCAGGATCTGCCGCACGGTGCTGCTCCAGCGCCGAGTGCCGCCGCTGAGGGTGGTGAAGTAGGCGGTCATGCCCGGTTTGACGTGGCCAATGTCGGCCTCTGAAACCTCGGCCCACACCGTCATCGGCGACAGCCGGGCGATGCGCAGGATCAGCGGGGTCTGTTGTTGCGCGTTGAGGGTCTGGCCTTCGCGCGCACCGACGGCGACCACGGTGCCGCTCATCGGCGCATAGATGCGCGTGTAACCGAGTTCCGCCTCGTCGCTGCGCAGGCTGGCCTGGGCCTGACGGATCTGCGCCTGGAACATGTCGATGCGCGCCTGGGTTGCGCGAACCTCGGCGCGGGCGGTCTGCACGTCTTCTTCGCGGGTGGCGCCACCGGCGGCGAGTTTCTGCTGGCGCTGGTATTTCTGCTGCGCCAGATCGTGCTGGGCACGTTGCTCCTGCAGCTGCGCCTTGAGGTTCTCGATGGAAAAGCGCCCGGCATCGAGCTTGGCTTTCTGTGTCGACGGGTCGATTTCCAGCAGCAACTGGCCTTCCTTGACCGTATCGCCGGCCTCGACGTGAATCTTCTGAATCTGCCCCGAAGCCTGTGCGCCGACATCCACATAGCGGCGCGGCTGCAAGGTGCCGAGCGCTGTCACGCTGTTTTCGATATCGCCGCGGCTGACCTGCACAGTGGCAACGGCGTCGCGACCGGGTGGCAAGACTTGCCAGGCAGCGACGGCGATCACGGGAATCAGACAGAGGGCGGCAAACAGCGCGCGACGGGCGGGGCGGGGACGATTCATGCAGGGTTCCGGCCAGTGGTTGCGGCCCGTCGCAAGGCACGACAGACACAGGGGCTGTCCTGTAAACGAGGCATGGGCGACGGAATTTAGCCGCAGACACATCGAGTTACCGCAGCCGGGCCACGACTATTTGTCCGGGATATGGAATCAACTCTTTAAATCTATATGAGAATTACTATAAATTACGCACCTCAAGTTGCCACTATCTTGCTACTGCGTGATCCGCAGGTCTGATCAGTGCGCTCAAGGACAGAAACGGCATCGATGCGGTCGGGAGTCATGTTGGAAAACTACTATCGTGAGCTGGTGTGTTTCCTCAACGCCAGACTGGGCAACCGTCAGGTCGCCGAGGATGTGGTGCATGACGCCTATGTACGCGTGCTGGAACGCTCCAGCGAGGTACCGATCGAACAACCCCGGGCCTTCCTTTATCGCACCGCGTTAAACCTGGTTATCGACGATCACCGCCGCAACGCGCTGCGCCAGGTCGAATCGCTGGACGTGCTCGACAATGAAGAGCGCTATTTCACCCCGTCCCCCACGGCACCCTCGATCACGGACAGCGCCTGGAAATGCTTCAGCGCGCACTGGCCGAGCTGCCGCCGCTGTGCCGCGACAGTTTTCTGCTGCGCAAGATCGAAGGAATGTCCCATCCGGAAATCGCCCAGACCCTCGGCATCTCCCGGGCGCTGGTGGAAAAACACATCGTCAACGCCATGAAGCATTGCCGCTTGCGCATCCAGCAATGGGACGGCCAGTGAGCCGCGCCGGTTAAATTTCCTTTCATCGTCCTCGTTCCTACTCAACAGACGACCTGCTGACCTGATTCAGGCCGGTCAGGCCACCCAGGCTTTATTTCCCCGCGTTGAGGGGTTCATCCAGAGGACACTGGAAATGACACAGGCAATTGCATCGCCCATCGTTCACGACCTGATCGGCGTCGGTTTCGGCCCTTCGAACCTGGCACTGGCCATCGCTCTGCAGGAACGCGGCCGGATCCAGGGCGAACTGGATGTACTGTTCCTCGACAAGCAGGCCACTTACAGCTGGCACGGCAACACCTTGTCGACGCAGAGCGAGTTGCAGATTTCCTTCCTCAAGGACCTGGTGACCCTGCGCAATCCGACCAGCCCTTACTCGTTCGTCAACTACCTCAAGCACCACGGGCGTCTGGTCGATTTCATCAACCTCGGCACTTTTTATCCATGCCGCATGGAGTACAACGACTACCTGCTCTGGGTGGCCGGGCAGTTCACCGAGCAGAGCCGTTATGGCGAAGAAGTGCAGTTCATCGAACCGGTTTTGCACAACCAGCAGGTCGAGGCATTGCGGGTGATTTCCCGGGGCAGCGACGGCCAGCAATTCGTGCGTACCACACGTTCGGTGGTGGTCAGCGCTGGCGGCACACCGCGCATTCCAGAGGCGTTCAAGGCGCTGAAGGGCGATCATCGGGTGTTCCACCATTCGCAGTATCTGTCGCAAATGGCCAGACAGCCGTGCGTGAACAATCAACCGATGAGCATCGCCATCATCGGAGGCGGGCAGAGCGCGGCGGAAGCCTTTATCGACCTGAATGATTCATTCCCATCGGTGCAGGTCGACATGATCCTGCGTGGTTCGGCGTTGAAACCTGCGGATGACAGCCCGTTCGTCAACGAAGTGTTCTCGCCGGAGTTCACCGATCTGGTGTTCCAGCAGAACAGCGTCGAGCGCGAGCGTCTGGTCAACGAGTACCACAACACCAACTATTCGGTGGTCGACATCGACCTGATCGAACGCATCTACGGCATCTTCTACCGGCAGAAGGTTTCCGGGATTGCCCGCCATGCGTTCCGCACCCTGACCACCGTCGAGAGCGCCACTGCGACGGCAAATGGCATCGAACTGGCGGTGCGCAACAATGCCACCGGCGAAGTCACGGTGCGAATCTATGACGCCGTGGTGCTGGCCACCGGTTACGAGCGCCAGATGCACCGCAAATTGCTCGCGCCGCTGGAGGAATATCTCGGTGAGTTCGAGGTCGATCGCAACTACAAACTGATCACCGACGAGCGCTGCAAGGCCGGCATTTATATGCAGGGCTTCTGCCAGGCCAGCCATGGCCTGAGCGATACGCTGCTGTCGGTGCTGCCGATTCGCGCCGATGAAATCGCTGGCTCGTTGTACGAGCATGGCAAACAGCGCGGGCACAGTCGCTCGGTGGCGGAGCTGTTGTTGGCGACTGCCAGCTGAATCTGCATTGCCTGACATATCGCCTTCGCGAGCAGGCTCGCTCCCACAATGGTTCTGTGAGCGCAGGCCAGAATGTGGGAGCGAGCCTGCTCGCGATGGGGCCATGGAAAGCCCCACAGATCCTGAATCTGAACCCTTCCTGAACACCCCCACATTCCCCGAAAACACCTCTTCCCGCCGTTTCGCTGCGGGCGTAAGCTGCGCGCGTTTTCATCAATTGCGGAGACCCACAGTGGGTACTTGTTCGAGTGACAGTTGTCGGCCGGTCTCGATCACCGGCAGATTCTCGGCAAGATAACGCGCAGCCTTTCCCTGCCGTTGTCTCGCCGTAACAGCGAGCAGCGGCATCCCGTGCACGGCCGGTTTTGGGTCGTGTCTCGACGTCCTTCTCATCGACGCTGAACCAGGTGTGATGGCGACCTCAGTCGTCATCGCAGCCTATCGACAGGCCTGTCATACCCGACCGGCGTGCCACGCCTTGCCGTGCCGGTTTTCCCGGTGCCAGGGCGCGGCGGTACCTGCCCGACGGTTTCCCGGCTGACCACAGGGGACACAGCCATGAAACTCACGCTCAAGGAATTTTTCGCAGGCTTTCTGCGCAGCCGCCACATCGCCCGGCACTTCCGTCGTCTGGCGCTGCTGGATTCGATCAATGACACCACGGTCAGCCGTGAAGTGCCGCCGACGCTGGCCAACACGCTAGTCGCTGCCGCCCATGAAGACAGCGCTGCGTTGCTGTCGTCGTTGGGCACGCACGGCGAAGGGCTTACCGAGGTCGAGGCCGATACTCTGCGCGCGCAACATGGCCTCAACGAAGTCGAACACGAGCAACCGCTGCCGTGGTGGACCCATCTGGGGCACTGCTACAAAAATCCGTTCAACCTGCTGCTGACCTTGCTCGCGGTGATCTCCTGGCTGACCGAAGACCTCAAGGCGGCCGTGGTGATTTTTTCCATGGTGGTGCTGTCGACGCTGCTGCGCTTCTGGCAGGAGAGCAAATCCAATCAGGCCGCTGATGCGCTGAAAGCCATGGTCAGCAACACCGCCACTGTGCTGCGCCGGGATGCGTCACGGCAGGAACTGCCGATCAAGCAACTGGTGCCCGGCGATCTGATCGTGCTCTCGGCCGGCGACATGATTCCCGCCGATTGCCGCGTGCTCAGCGCCAAGGATCTGTTCGTCAGCCAGGCCGCGATGACCGGTGAATCGATGCCGGTGGAGAAGTTCACCCGGCAGACCGATCGCGACACGCGTAACCCGCTGGAGCTGGACAACATTCTGTTCATGGGCACCAACGTCGTCTCCGGCAGCGCCATTGCACTGATTCTCACCACCGGCAACAGCACCTACTTCGGTGCGCTGGCGCAACGGGTCGGCGCGACGGACCGGGCGGTGACCTCGTTCCAGCAGGGGGTCAATAAGGTCAGTTGGCTGCTGATCCGCTTCATGTTCGTCATGGCGCCACTGGTGCTGTTCATCAACGGTTTCACCAAGGGCGACTGGAGCGAAGCGCTACTCTTCGCGCTGTCGATTGCCGTCGGCCTGACCCCGGAAATGCTGCCGATGATCGTCACTTCGACCCTGGCCAAAGGCGCCGTGTTTCTGTCGCGCAAAAAGGTCATCGTCAAACGCCTCGACGCGATCCAGAACTTCGGCGCCATGGACGTGCTGTGCACCGACAAGACCGGCACCCTGACTCAGGACAAGATCTTTCTGGCGCGTAATGTCGACGTCTGGGGTGAGGATTCTGACGCTGTGCTGGAACTGGCCTACCTCAACAGCTACTACCAGACCGGCCTGAAAAACCTGCTGGATGTCGCCGTGCTCGAACACGTGGAAGTCCATCGCGAACTCAAGGTCGGCAGCGTGTTTCGCAAAGTCGATGAGATCCCGTTCGACTTCAATCGCCGGCGCATGTCGGTGGTGGTGGAGAGCCGCGGTCAGCCCCATCAACTGATCTGCAAAGGCGCGGTGGAAGAAGTGCTGGCGGTGTGCAGCCGGGTGCGTCACGGCGAGGTCGATGAAGTCTTGAGCGATGAATTGCTGGCGCGGATTCGCCACGTCACCGGTGCTTTCAACGCCGAAGGTCTGCGCGTGGTGGCGGTCGCGGCTCGCTCAATGCCAGCAGGTCGTGAAATTTACAGTCTGGCCGATGAACAGGAGCTGACGCTGATCGGTTACGTGGCATTCCTCGATCCACCGAAGGAAAGCACCGCGCCAGCGCTCAAGGCCTTGGCCGAGCATGGTGTGGCGGTCAAGGTGCTGACCGGTGACAACGAACTGGTGACGGCGAAAATCTGCCGCGAGGTCGGCCTCGCCCAACAGGGTTTGCTGCTGGGCAATGACATTGAGCGCATGAGCGATGCTGAGCTGGCTATGGCGGTCGAGACGACCAACGTCTTCGCCAGACTCACGCCATCGCACAAAGAGCGCATCGTCGGCATTCTCAAGGGCAACGGCCATGTGGTCGGATTCATGGGCGACGGTATCAACGACGCGCCGGCGCTGCGCAGCGCCGGCATCGGTATTTCCGTGGACAGCGCGGTGGACATCGCCAAGGAAGCGGCGGACATCATTCTTTTGGAAAAAGCCTGATGGTGCTGGAGGAGGGCGTGCTCGAAGGGCGGCGCACCTTCGCCAACATGCTCAAGTACATCAAGATGACTGCCAGCTCCAACTTCGGCAATGTGTTCTCGGTGCTGGTCGCCAGCGCGTTCATCCCGTTCCTGCCGATGCTGCCGATGCACCTGCTGGTGCAGAACCTGCTCTACGATATTTCGCAGATCGCCATTCCGTTCGATAACGTCGACGACGAGATGCTGAAACAGCCGCAGCGCTGGCAGCCGGCTGACGTCGGGCGCTTCATGCTGTTCTTCGGCCCGATCAGTTCGATCTTCGACGTCACGACGTTCGCCTTGATGTGGTACGTGTTCGACGCCAACACCCCGGATCACCAAACGCTGTTCCAGTCCGGCTGGTTCGTGGTCGGGTTGCTGACCCAGACGCTGATCGTGCACATGATCCGCACGCCGAAGATCCCGTTCCTGCAAAGCCGCGCCGCCATGCCGCTGCTGGTGATGACGGCGATTATCATGGCAGTGGGCATCTTCCTGCCGATGGGGCCGCTGGCGCATTACTTCAAATTGCAGGCGCTGCCGTCGCTGTATTTCGTGTTTCTACCGGTGATTCTGCTGGCGTACATGGCGCTGACCCAAGCCGT contains:
- a CDS encoding SidA/IucD/PvdA family monooxygenase — its product is MTQAIASPIVHDLIGVGFGPSNLALAIALQERGRIQGELDVLFLDKQATYSWHGNTLSTQSELQISFLKDLVTLRNPTSPYSFVNYLKHHGRLVDFINLGTFYPCRMEYNDYLLWVAGQFTEQSRYGEEVQFIEPVLHNQQVEALRVISRGSDGQQFVRTTRSVVVSAGGTPRIPEAFKALKGDHRVFHHSQYLSQMARQPCVNNQPMSIAIIGGGQSAAEAFIDLNDSFPSVQVDMILRGSALKPADDSPFVNEVFSPEFTDLVFQQNSVERERLVNEYHNTNYSVVDIDLIERIYGIFYRQKVSGIARHAFRTLTTVESATATANGIELAVRNNATGEVTVRIYDAVVLATGYERQMHRKLLAPLEEYLGEFEVDRNYKLITDERCKAGIYMQGFCQASHGLSDTLLSVLPIRADEIAGSLYEHGKQRGHSRSVAELLLATAS
- a CDS encoding MacB family efflux pump subunit — encoded protein: MHTPLIDLRQIRKAYGGDDSPLVEVLRGIDLSIHAGEFVAIVGASGSGKSTLMNILGCLDRPTSGEYRFAGENVAHLDSDELAWLRREAFGFVFQGYHLIPSGSAQENVEMPAIYAGTPAAERHARAHALLERLGLGTRTGNRPHQLSGGQQQRVSIARALMNGGHIILADEPTGALDSHSGAEVMTLLDELADQGHVVILITHDREVAQRAKRIIEIRDGLIISDSAEHACAPPVANPGALQAVDLRQRLSNGSSQTGAWKGELLDAVQAAWRVMWINRFRTALTLLGIVIGVASVVVMLAVGEGSKRQVMAQMGAFGSNIIYLSGSAPNPRTPEGIITLDDVAELSTLPQVERIMPVNGSTAGVRFGNADHSSYVGGNDTNFPQIFNWPVIQGSYFTQADEDSAAAVAVIGTKVRDKLLKDVADPIGQYILIENVPFQILGVLAEKGASSGDSDSDNRIAVPYSAASTRLFGSRNPQYVVIAAKDARKVKDAEQAIEQAMLRRHHGKKDFELTNNAAMIQAEARTQGTLSLMLGAIAAISLLVGGIGVMNIMLMTVRERTREIGIRMATGARQRDILRQFLTEALMLSVVGGIAGIGLALLVGGVLLLSGVAIAFQGLAVIGAFACALVTGVIFGFMPARKAARLDPVTALTSE